The Hevea brasiliensis isolate MT/VB/25A 57/8 chromosome 1, ASM3005281v1, whole genome shotgun sequence DNA segment tataaattcatctgTTATAGATACCTGGTGGGAATATGCATATGCCATGGCTCTTTCTCTCTTGATAGCTGCATTCACCTTTCTCTGCAGCCTTGCCTCAATTTCCTCTTTTGTTAGCAAGCTGTCATCCCAATCTTCATTACCTGCCTCAGACTATAACAATGGCCTCTATTATGATTGCTACTTATTGTAGTAGAAATATGGAAACACTATTAAATAACAGACAGGGTGCTAAAGATTTATGCTCACTTGATTTAGACAATCAACAATAAGTGGATCTGCTCCAGTAAAATTCTTAACTATCATGCAACAAATGGGTCTCGGCTTGAAAGCAACTTGACGCTTTCATTTTTATCAAGCAGCTATGACTCTAGCAGACACATATAATTCTCAACATGCGATCAAAGTCCACTGATCAAATGAAGTACCAGAAAGTACACCTTTAATTTTTTAGCACTGAGGCTACAGCAACAAATTGCAATAACCTATAACCATTCCAATCGAGACATCCCCAACAAGTAACCAGAGTGTAAACAGTTGATAACCAAGAAATGGACACCTAGAGGTAATACACAGAGAGTGGAGACCTCAAACCATGCCTTTGAAATGGAAAGGCAAAGAATAACTGTGCAGTTGTGACATTAATTTTTGGAATCCAGACCAAATTAAACTGCTGACCTCATTGATTGAAGCTTGCAAGATGGACAAGTAATGGACTGAATAGGTAGATTACAGTGCCATATATTTATAGCTGCTTAACAGATAGAAACATAATCATAAATCAAATGAGGGACTTACAGCCAGGCTCCATTTGCCCAAGGTACTCTCTACTTCTTTATCATTCCTGTATTGAGCATGATGCCGTGCTTGGTTTTCCAACATCTGGATTCTCCGTGACTGAATCTGAGATTGGACCCGGACCAATAGCTGCATGCATTTCATTGCATTCATTGTCTGCCGTTTCACACTCTGTCCTCTTACCACTCCTTGAAGCCTGACCAGGCCCTTCAGTGATCTAAAGCTCCTTCTTGCCTGCACGACAAGAAGAATGTAATACCAATTACTGATAGTCCAACATTATTGCAGTATCCCATAATTTGATTGCCCAAGCAATTAGagcaacagaaatttaaattgcaggattcattataaaatctcaattttaGTAGGTGCAGTTACATCAACATCCTTTCAAAATCATGAAAATGTGCAATTTCATAATAGGTCATGTATCGGTAGTAGAGTGCAATGCTTCTTGAATAAAATTGTCTTGATATttccaaattttcttttcacGAGTCCTTAccatgaaatcaatgagggaaaaGAGAAACTTACAGCATAGCCTCTATAGGCTGCTTGGATCTTGGTAGCTGACGCATGATGGTTCCTCAGAGTAGGTTCTGGTCTGTAGTATGTCTCCTTATGACGTTGAACATTCTTAGGAGAAGCTGCCCTTGGGGAAGCAACCCTTGGAGATGCAGCTCTGGGGGAAGAAACTCTAGGAGAAGCAAATCTTGGGGAGGTAACTCTTTGAGAAGGAACCCTTGGAGAAGGAACTCTTGCTGGCACAAAAGGAGGTGTTTTTGGTTGCTCAGGAGGAGTGGGAGGCCTGAAAATTAACTTATGCTCCCTTTCAGCCTCATCCAAAATTTTCTCAATGCTACTTGGTTCTCTAAACAggggaatgaatgaatttgtatcaGCACGCTTTAGTTTTCCTAgccccctcttcttcttcttttcttttgtgCTTTTCCTATCTGATTCCTGCAATGTGGTTTGTGATGGTAAAGATTAAAAAAGGCCGATAAACGAAGAATCCAAAATGCTAAACATTAAGGCCTATTAAACAAGAGAAGCTATTGGCCATGTATGAAAGTCAAGCAGCATAAAATATGTTCTGCTTCCTTGATCAAAATATTGCACATGCCCAAAGAGCACATAATAAATCTTACTTATCAATCaattttcacaatcatttcaaagGCCAGACATATGAAATATCAAGTGCTTCCAATCTATAGCAGGAACCACTGGTCCTTCAGGATAACAAAAATGGACCTCAAAAACTGAACATTTTGAAATTATAGTCACTTTTCACTTCTCCAATCATGAACACTCACAACTTCAAAACAATTTCCTTCATGATGTCCAAACAACAATGAAAACATATTCTGGAGAGAATAcaaccattttttttctttcaggTTCTATAAACTAATTTCTCCTAATTTTCCCTTAAGTTGAATCCAAATTACCAGAAGTAAGATATCCACTTACATCGGTTAGCTTGTCCTTGGAGTGGGGTAGAAAGACCTTCTTGATTGCAGAAAACCAGCTCCCTTTCTTCCCCATGTTCGTAGCATTACTGCCTCCACCTGGATGGTCAAAACTCAAATGTTCTGTACAATTAACTACTATCTGCAGGTCCAAAAATAAAGCGATACTTATATGTGTATGCATGTGGGTTATAAATGTATGTGGATTTATATCAGAGAATCTTGACATATGACAAAACATCTTTAaccaaagaaagaaaaatactgGTGGAACCGTTCTGACGTAACAATTCATGCACTTTACCATGTTATCTTTCTACACCCCATTAAGGGACTGCACAGGGTGAAAATCACAGGAGACACTACCAGATCAACACATAATGGATAATTCTTATCTTCTCAACTCAATTTTTCAAAGCTGGTACGCGATCTACAAACTCTAATTGAAGAGGAACATAGAAGAAAGAATTAGATTTGAAGACACAAAAATAACAAGTAGGCACAAGAATTAGAGGGGAATTCCCAGTAGAATTTTGTTAAGGAATATACACTCAGAAGATAGGATAAGATAAGTAGAAGAAAACAGAGGAATCTTCAAACTGGATTAAGATATTTAAGTCATAGAAGGAAGACAACATCCATCTTTTCATATCACAACCAAATTGAGGGTTGAAATGAGAGGATAAAGAGAGTATATCAACAGAAACACATACAATCAAGAAAGTACTGCCAAAGCAAAACTGTTTCttgtttttttatattaaaaattaggtAAGAAATTCTTGCCAAGCTTGGTATCCTTCTCCTGTACAAGTTTAAGTTAACCAGAGAGAAGAAAACAGTTAAAGCATAAAACCACCCAAAAGAAAATTGAGGGATGGTGATAGATAAAGAGATGATGAGGCTATGAGGATTTGCAGTTCTCTTCCAAGTGCTAAATCACCTTAAAGAGAAGTAGAATTATCCAAGAGAAATATTTCTTAATGGGTCTAGGAGACGATTAAACTCAACAAGAAAACACAGATCTGACACTTGACAGAAAAAAGGATCAAACGAGGAAAATCACCTGAAACCTACATGGCCACAAACAGTACCAAGAcctctaaaaagaaaaaaaaaaaaaaccttttaaaCAATTCCACTTCCTTTGACAATTAACATAAAACACCAAAAAGATCACATGATCCATAATTAAAAAATACCATAATTAATACATACccagaaaaaaaaatctttaccAGAAGAGAAATGAACAAAAAAGAAACTgagaataatatgaaatataccTTATGTAAGGCCCAGTTTTTGCAATGAAACCTAAGGAGAAGGAATTAAGCAAAAGAAGGGAAAGGGCAGGAGGAGGAGGAgctgcagcagcagcagcagccagAGAAGTCTGTCTTTATGCTGCCTCTCCTTTCTTATAGAAGATGCTCCCAGTTTTTCTTTTGAAATCTTTTATCACATAATTCTTTTTTTCTTGTTTATCTTTGTTTCAAACAAAACCTCTCTCTTTCTTTGTTTTGTTTCTTTCTCTCTGTAGAAAACTTTGAATCAGGTTCTTGCTTTGCTTGTATGAATTTACTTTTCTTTCCTTTACCACCTTGCACCTTTTGttggatttataattttttttcttatgggCTAATGATGATGATTAAGAAATAGAGAGAGATGGCCACTTTCTCACTCAATGGCTCCAATCCAACCAGCTTTACTTGAACGGGAAGACTATTTGGACAGCAACTATCCCCACCTTGATTAGAACTGTTAGGTCGTTGGTACTCTCTTCCattctttattatttttctttaattatcaTTATCTCTTTCATTATTATTACGTTTGTATTATACGGATCTTACACTAAACTATCTTTTCTTTCTTGAAACTAATATAAAATTTTGCTTGAtttcttttgtattttataaaggatttatgaaataaaaatatctaATATTTAGAGAATTATTGAATAATGGTTATATTATGTGCTTACTAggttcaaaacaaatttaaattatattattatagaaaataaaattattttgtgaaattttataatttatttaattaaatttttataaaataatattttttataaaataataaaaaaatttgaatattttaaattatCATATCTTTTATAacatcttaaattttaattaaactaatAAATATGAAATGTAAAATACTAAATAAATATATCTtatttaattttgtttataatatttttaatattattaaaaatattagatatgtTCTTTTAtgtgaaaaaaatttatttttaagttaagttaataaatttctcataattgattattttacagaaaaaaataatattttacaaaattttaatgagatgaattgtaaaattttattaaattgccttattttatatgataaagtaattttactttattttaaaacAAATAACCATAGGATATATTTATCTAAATGTGTAAATTCACTCatgataatataaattttatttttcatcttcACACGAGAGAAATGGAAGATATAAAAAGACTCGAACTCGAATCTTCTCGACTCGTTACACTTTAAATGTGTAGAAAAACTAATCAGACTGCTCTTTAATTTGtagtatattttataatttatcttcATATTTAAGTATTCTCTCATTAATACaaattctaaaaataattttttaaaacaaaaaagtaaaagaaatatgacatatttttaaaattgtttaaaaataattaatataaaaatcactctttcaatattaaaaaataattcaaataaaaatataaatgaataaaaaggaatTTGAGTATGGTTGTattttttgaattataaattaattttaagatatgAGAAAAATTATAAGTTActctttttacttttaatttgaattaattacgttttgtaaattttattttgtcaataaaatgattaatttaaaataattaatctcgtaaattttatttatttataaaatgattccttattaaattttatatatttaaataatcatatattttcttatttaaaaattatatttgatttattatataatttatatttaaaatataatatatacatacattatatctaaaatataataaatatacttTTTGACTAATTGATTAAGAATAAttgtatttaaatatatttattgtaTTATAAACGTATTTTGCATATgtgtttaaatatataaaatagtaaagatatttcattaaaatttattttatttataataagaaTGTAAAAAGATTATTTTcactatatataatttattaattattactcaATATATAAAAATCGACTGAATATAGTATTTTTAATCTATTtacatgaaaatgaaaaaaatatatattttattaaaaattttattatttttctaaataaattatttaatttttacagCATATTCCTGCTTATGACTTTCAGGCTCCAATCATAAGTAGTTGGGTGATTCACGAAAGTGCAGACACTTTTCTATGTCAAATGTGTTTGGCACTtgcttttattatatatttttaattttgagatcaaaatttttatagtttttataatttcttttttttttaatcatctttagataatatatttaagatattattttcataataaattatttatcaaaTTGCTTCTATTCCGCGCTAGGCTTTAATTTGGAAATTGTTAAGGGAATGTTGGCCAACTTATGTGAAATTACATTAGCCATTGTAAAGAAATTTGgatcgggacataattaaatcattttttcTTATTATCATTTGATaatttattcattaaaattttaaatgtgttaaattaaagtaaggaagtacttttttaaaatcatataaatgatttaattgatgtgtaaattaataaaaatatttttaattataagtaaaaattaataattaatgagaagtcttttatattttgagaaaaaaattgagaaagtggagactcaaattttaagtctgtcAAATGAGCGACATGCCATTAACCATTAGACTAATTATCAGAAGCATAAACTAATTCACCACTAATCCCACACATACATGTTCAATTTGATTTTGTTAATTATAAACTTGACCTAGTTATACTATACAACAAGACTAAGTAAAGATCCAAAAGTCTTCACCAGGATTGAAGTTTCTTCCAAACTTGTTAATGGTTTCAGGCTAGACTAAGTCAACTGAGTTTTGGTCTCAGCTGACCCAATTTCTTGCCACCACTTATAAGTCTTGCATTCTCCATTTCATAAGTTAACAAAATTATatacttaaataaaaaaaaaattccccaTTTCATATATATCCTTCGCAATCGATATGAAATATCAAAAAATTAATCTCTAGATATGATCACTTGATATACGTGTTACTTGACTTGATTGGGATGAATAAAATTCTTAtgtgttaataaaaaaaattaaaatataatattttactttcttttataaataaaatataaaattaatttttatttaaaatatgagaaattcttaaaattaaattatctAAATACAATAATAAAACAATGCTTATTAGTTAAAAAAATGCCTGATTTTTTCTCCTGTTTTTCTCGTGAGCATTGGAGTTTGGAGCTGGTGGGTCGCGCTGTCGCTGATCGGTGATGCCTAACAGTAACAGCTCAACAATGCTTTAGAAAGTGAATGGTACAATACATCATGTTGTGGGCCCAAATGAGGAGGATGGTGGGACCAGTGACACGCATATAGAATCCTATGTGATATGAGCCATTGGATCCGAATATTATTACATGGGTGTGAAAAGTTGGAGCATGGGATTGACATGATTATGCCATACGAATTTTGGTAATATTGCCTTGCACGTGAGAACTGAGGGACAAAAACATGCTATTCCATGGCTTCCCAAAGACACGGGACACCTGGACAACTGCCCCACCTTGCTATAGGACAATAATATTCTTCTGGGTCCATGAACCAGTTAGGCCAAGGGAGCAAATCCTTTGTATTTTGAAGtgacaaattttaatttaacttgaatttatttaactcaaaattttatataatttattttaatttatataaaatttaaaataatttaaattcaagTAATCtgcgaaataaaaattttaattatgaatgaaattgataatttatataatttaatccgAAATTGATATGTTTAAAATGACTCGattaacttaaattttaattttaaaaattaaatgaataaatattttaaattttaaactaaaattgacattttaatttaaaaatcaataataCATCACttgaaatatattattttattatagtagatatataaatttaagataca contains these protein-coding regions:
- the LOC131178768 gene encoding protein IQ-DOMAIN 13-like encodes the protein MGKKGSWFSAIKKVFLPHSKDKLTDESDRKSTKEKKKKRGLGKLKRADTNSFIPLFREPSSIEKILDEAEREHKLIFRPPTPPEQPKTPPFVPARVPSPRVPSQRVTSPRFASPRVSSPRAASPRVASPRAASPKNVQRHKETYYRPEPTLRNHHASATKIQAAYRGYAARRSFRSLKGLVRLQGVVRGQSVKRQTMNAMKCMQLLVRVQSQIQSRRIQMLENQARHHAQYRNDKEVESTLGKWSLASEAGNEDWDDSLLTKEEIEARLQRKVNAAIKRERAMAYAYSHQLWKSTPKSAQSTLADIRSNGFPWWWNWLERQIHPTNPPESQAIKNFQFTPPRPHSEMKPSPRPSSSNHKQQHFGFDSMDTPTPRSSKSVAFVSARQVRTPVHRTPQANTSSLSKYSRARANGGESPFDLPLKDNDSLTSCPPFSVPNYMVSTVSAKAKARANSNPKEGFPGTPSSEKRRLSFPLTQGVGSFKWNKGSSFSNKDSSSQRGLDKHESLQSIGNLSVDSTVSMPATVGRKPFNRFV